The following are encoded in a window of Maridesulfovibrio ferrireducens genomic DNA:
- a CDS encoding acyl-CoA dehydratase activase, translating to MIAGIDIGSRSMELVLLDKNGIVLERKLPTTFDPASQLKIILDGVKADLISATGYGRKLVTEEICGAPCVSLTEIKAYALGISYLFPEARTILDIGGQDTKAISLMKNGKVAKFEMNDRCAAGTGKFLEHLATVFQLPIEEFGNYALGGTEPLTINSMCTVFAETEATSLMAQGKNPRDIALGLHASIVRRTTNMLHRVGLSEPFVFAGGVANNPCVINMLTDALNIKPLIPEGPDMVGALGSALYGKSLTEIS from the coding sequence ATGATTGCTGGAATTGATATAGGCTCACGGTCAATGGAATTAGTTCTGCTTGATAAAAATGGAATAGTGCTTGAACGCAAGTTGCCCACAACTTTCGATCCTGCCTCACAATTAAAAATAATTCTGGACGGAGTCAAAGCGGATCTGATTTCCGCAACCGGCTACGGCAGAAAACTTGTCACCGAAGAAATATGCGGAGCACCTTGCGTATCTCTGACTGAAATAAAAGCTTACGCACTCGGCATTTCATACCTTTTTCCTGAAGCACGAACCATCCTCGATATAGGCGGACAGGACACTAAAGCAATCTCACTTATGAAAAACGGCAAAGTTGCCAAATTTGAAATGAATGATCGCTGCGCAGCCGGAACAGGAAAATTTCTTGAACATCTGGCAACTGTCTTTCAACTCCCCATTGAAGAGTTCGGAAATTACGCTCTCGGGGGAACCGAACCGCTCACAATAAACAGCATGTGCACCGTTTTTGCGGAGACAGAAGCAACCTCACTTATGGCTCAAGGTAAAAATCCTCGTGATATTGCTCTTGGTTTACATGCTTCCATTGTGCGCCGCACAACAAATATGCTGCACAGGGTGGGACTGTCTGAACCCTTTGTTTTTGCAGGAGGAGTTGCCAACAACCCTTGTGTTATCAACATGTTAACAGACGCACTCAACATTAAACCGCTGATTCCGGAAGGCCCGGATATGGTCGGAGCACTCGGTTCTGCGCTCTACGGAAAGTCCTTAACTGAAATATCTTGA
- a CDS encoding 30S ribosomal protein S1 produces MSEQNLEANGEENFAELFEAFQSESNDNLQVGDLVKGTVISITKDSVFIDTGSKVDGIVNRDELLDPEGELTVKDGDSVELYVISIDSNGISLSKAMSGAGGLNMLREAYESGVPVEGKVTETCKGGFRVSMMHRKVFCPVSQIDATFVETPEDYVGDTHNFKVIKFEEGGRNVVVSRRALLEVEQEKFREKFVAEVEPGTVLEGKVTKLMAFGAFVELVPGVEGMVHVSELSWSRSAKPEDVVQPGDEITVRILSIEPRKDGKGLKIGLSLKQLQADPWDEVGDKFKAGDKITGTVARCADFGVFVEIAPGIEGLVHISEMSYTKRVHKPGDEVTPGQEVSVMIKDLDPVKRRIALSMKDAEGDPWLDAADSFKVGTEVEGVVENKAEFGIFVSLAPGITGLLPMSRISRSERKSELEALTPGQKVKLLIEELNLADRKVTLNAGDPKEDIDWKKYAKPAASKKSASRKSEPKVTTSGDSSGFGGLLGMKLQEAMKNKK; encoded by the coding sequence ATGTCCGAGCAAAACTTGGAAGCAAATGGCGAAGAAAACTTTGCCGAACTTTTTGAAGCTTTTCAGTCAGAATCAAACGACAACCTTCAAGTCGGTGATCTAGTTAAAGGAACTGTAATTTCAATCACTAAGGATTCCGTGTTTATAGACACCGGATCCAAAGTCGATGGAATAGTTAACCGTGACGAGCTCCTCGATCCCGAAGGCGAACTGACTGTTAAAGACGGAGACTCCGTAGAACTCTACGTAATCTCCATCGACAGCAATGGAATCAGCCTATCCAAAGCCATGTCCGGCGCAGGCGGCCTGAATATGCTTCGTGAAGCATACGAAAGCGGCGTTCCGGTAGAAGGTAAGGTTACAGAAACCTGCAAAGGCGGTTTCAGAGTTAGCATGATGCACCGCAAGGTGTTCTGCCCCGTCAGCCAGATTGACGCAACTTTCGTGGAAACCCCCGAAGATTACGTGGGTGATACACACAACTTTAAGGTCATCAAGTTTGAGGAAGGCGGTCGCAACGTAGTTGTTTCCCGCAGAGCTCTTCTTGAAGTTGAACAGGAAAAATTCCGCGAGAAATTTGTCGCGGAAGTTGAGCCTGGAACAGTTCTTGAGGGTAAAGTTACCAAACTCATGGCCTTCGGCGCATTTGTGGAACTTGTTCCCGGTGTGGAAGGAATGGTTCACGTTTCAGAACTTAGCTGGTCACGTTCTGCTAAGCCTGAAGATGTAGTTCAGCCCGGTGATGAAATCACTGTCAGAATCCTTTCCATTGAACCTCGCAAAGACGGCAAAGGACTTAAAATCGGTCTTTCTCTCAAGCAGCTTCAGGCTGATCCTTGGGACGAAGTCGGTGACAAGTTTAAAGCCGGCGACAAAATTACCGGAACAGTTGCCCGTTGCGCTGACTTCGGTGTATTTGTTGAAATCGCTCCCGGTATCGAAGGTCTCGTTCATATCTCTGAAATGAGTTATACCAAACGCGTCCACAAGCCAGGTGATGAAGTCACTCCCGGACAGGAAGTTTCTGTCATGATCAAAGATCTTGACCCAGTCAAACGCCGTATTGCTCTCAGCATGAAAGATGCTGAAGGTGATCCATGGCTTGACGCGGCTGATTCTTTCAAAGTCGGAACAGAAGTAGAAGGCGTTGTTGAAAACAAAGCTGAATTCGGAATTTTCGTGAGCCTTGCTCCCGGCATAACCGGACTTCTACCAATGTCACGCATCTCCCGTTCAGAAAGGAAAAGTGAACTGGAAGCACTGACTCCCGGCCAAAAAGTTAAACTTCTCATTGAAGAACTTAACTTAGCTGATCGCAAGGTAACCCTGAACGCAGGTGATCCTAAAGAAGATATCGACTGGAAGAAGTACGCAAAACCTGCTGCTTCTAAAAAGTCAGCTTCCCGTAAATCCGAGCCTAAAGTCACCACTTCCGGTGATTCCAGCGGATTCGGCGGACTTCTTGGAATGAAACTCCAAGAAGCTATGAAGAACAAGAAATAA
- a CDS encoding sulfite exporter TauE/SafE family protein: protein MTPFIAVPLILLSSGFLQGLTGFGSALIAMPLLAFIIDIKTAVAVCTLCGVTITLRMCLNLRSSLDLKKIMPLIIGSVPGSIFGTLVLKELDGHIITLFLGILVSGYATYSLFVKPVALKLKPAWGLLAGFLTGSITAAISAGGPPTLIYSSLMGWKKNELKATLSGFFLAAAVMGATGHLLSGLTTQYVLKLFLASIIPVQLGVYLGHTLSGKVSEGLYKRMVMILLVFMGIMLIFQSTG, encoded by the coding sequence ATGACACCTTTTATAGCAGTACCATTAATACTTCTAAGTTCAGGCTTTTTGCAAGGTTTAACCGGCTTCGGTTCAGCGCTTATTGCAATGCCGCTTCTTGCTTTTATCATCGACATTAAAACGGCTGTTGCCGTCTGCACTCTCTGCGGGGTTACCATCACCCTCAGAATGTGTCTCAACTTACGCTCAAGCCTTGACCTTAAAAAGATTATGCCCCTGATTATAGGCAGTGTACCCGGGTCAATTTTCGGAACTCTCGTCCTCAAAGAATTGGACGGTCATATTATAACATTATTTCTCGGAATCCTTGTGTCGGGCTACGCAACATATTCCCTTTTCGTCAAACCTGTTGCCCTGAAATTAAAACCCGCATGGGGACTTCTTGCAGGCTTTTTAACAGGATCTATAACCGCCGCAATCAGTGCCGGCGGACCACCGACTTTAATTTATTCCTCCCTTATGGGCTGGAAAAAGAATGAGCTAAAAGCCACGCTGTCCGGTTTTTTTCTGGCAGCAGCGGTAATGGGAGCAACAGGACATCTGTTAAGCGGGTTGACCACCCAGTATGTCCTCAAACTATTTCTCGCTTCCATTATTCCTGTTCAACTGGGAGTTTACCTTGGCCACACTCTTTCAGGAAAGGTTTCTGAAGGATTATATAAAAGAATGGTCATGATTCTGCTTGTCTTCATGGGAATCATGCTTATTTTTCAAAGCACCGGATAA
- a CDS encoding FxsA family protein, which yields MLGKLFLAFVIIPIFDLYLLVQIGSEIGTLNTVMLVLLTAFIGASLARSQGMSTMQKVRESMDQGIMPAEEILDAVIIFAAGLVLLTPGFITDALGLLLLFPPTRGFFKRWLRIQMEEWKKRPNVHMTYHQTEFKAWTNQDQNSQKIDNVIDIETNNPNDKDTPLQ from the coding sequence ATGCTTGGCAAACTATTTTTAGCCTTTGTTATTATTCCGATCTTTGATTTATACCTATTAGTACAGATAGGTTCAGAAATCGGCACACTTAACACCGTTATGCTGGTTCTGCTCACAGCTTTCATCGGAGCATCACTCGCCCGTTCGCAAGGCATGTCTACAATGCAGAAAGTACGCGAAAGCATGGATCAAGGGATCATGCCCGCCGAAGAAATTCTCGATGCAGTCATCATATTTGCAGCAGGACTTGTTCTGCTAACTCCCGGATTTATCACCGATGCACTCGGTCTTCTCTTACTCTTCCCGCCCACACGCGGATTTTTTAAACGCTGGTTGCGCATCCAGATGGAAGAATGGAAGAAAAGACCTAATGTCCACATGACCTACCATCAGACAGAGTTCAAAGCTTGGACTAATCAAGACCAAAACTCACAAAAAATCGATAATGTAATCGACATTGAAACCAATAATCCGAACGATAAAGATACTCCTCTTCAATAA
- a CDS encoding septal ring lytic transglycosylase RlpA family protein, whose translation MFKRFLLMLLMLFIFASAAFAAEQAENGTEGNSTSIIDEAPAQVIPADYTEEGVASWYGEKFQGKVTASGEPYDMEKLTAAHNYLPLGVKVTVTNLGSGKSVAVTINDRGPFVPDRIIDLSRAAAEKLGFIDAGKANVRIEPYRPEVKKEIVAAPVVTKLYGAFYIQVGAYKIKENADRLIERLGKAGFNNARLVRVVTDTAQIFKVQLGMYKTLASARKASLKIGAGFPGSFVLADVIQE comes from the coding sequence ATGTTTAAACGATTTTTATTAATGCTGCTTATGCTTTTTATTTTTGCATCCGCTGCATTTGCTGCAGAGCAGGCTGAGAACGGTACTGAGGGGAATTCAACTTCTATTATAGATGAAGCTCCTGCTCAGGTTATTCCCGCTGACTATACCGAAGAGGGCGTTGCCTCATGGTATGGAGAAAAATTTCAGGGAAAAGTAACTGCCAGCGGTGAACCTTATGATATGGAAAAGCTGACCGCAGCCCATAATTATCTGCCACTTGGTGTAAAAGTTACTGTTACAAATCTTGGTTCCGGTAAAAGTGTTGCCGTAACTATTAATGACAGAGGTCCGTTTGTGCCGGACCGGATTATAGATCTTTCCCGCGCAGCAGCGGAGAAGCTCGGATTTATCGATGCAGGCAAGGCTAATGTCCGTATTGAGCCTTACCGCCCGGAAGTGAAAAAAGAAATTGTCGCTGCGCCTGTAGTTACAAAACTTTATGGTGCTTTTTATATTCAGGTTGGAGCATATAAGATTAAAGAAAATGCTGATAGATTGATTGAACGACTCGGAAAGGCCGGTTTTAATAATGCCAGACTTGTAAGGGTTGTGACTGACACTGCTCAAATATTCAAGGTTCAGTTGGGAATGTACAAAACTCTCGCCAGTGCGCGTAAAGCCTCTTTGAAAATAGGGGCCGGTTTTCCCGGATCATTTGTACTCGCGGATGTGATTCAGGAGTAG
- the rlmD gene encoding 23S rRNA (uracil(1939)-C(5))-methyltransferase RlmD — translation MTNENNALAKGSTIEIEIESLAFGGQGIARHEGLTIFVDNAVPGQVLSCEITKLKKRFAFAKRLEVVTHSKEEATPFCEHFGTCGGCLHQDIDYKSQTYWKGRQVSDTLARIGKISQETEGMGKDTLGSPLETGYRNRMNFSFQGYGDELTVGFKKRGSETEVVSVGTCPLLPESCKNIPAMVQSYCSKSKYGTYRHGKGGYWRKLVVRVSHESGKIMIHVITAPSKTHSAIKGLEELLFAEIPDLKTFAHSTRIGRPDIAAGERLISLKGEPFITETLKKSDGTPVSYKISPNAFFQTNSAGAEVLFQNCLDMAAPAASDVVYDLFCGSGGIGMFMASSVKKVIGFELSKETVLSARENAELNKIENCQYITANLADKDGIPVELPKPDVIVLDPPRSGVPAPTLARILSMAPEKIIYVSCNPSTLARDAERLEGKYTLTKFSSVDMFPHTAHIECIALLTRHDKS, via the coding sequence ATGACTAATGAAAACAATGCCCTTGCAAAGGGCAGTACTATAGAAATTGAGATTGAGTCTTTAGCGTTCGGAGGACAGGGTATTGCTCGCCATGAAGGATTGACAATTTTTGTGGACAACGCAGTACCTGGACAGGTTTTGAGTTGCGAAATTACTAAGCTCAAAAAAAGATTTGCCTTCGCAAAACGTCTTGAAGTTGTCACTCACTCCAAAGAAGAAGCTACACCTTTTTGTGAACACTTCGGAACTTGCGGCGGCTGCCTGCATCAGGACATTGATTACAAGTCGCAGACATACTGGAAAGGACGCCAAGTCAGCGATACTCTAGCCAGAATCGGTAAGATTTCACAAGAAACCGAAGGTATGGGTAAAGATACTCTGGGTTCGCCTCTTGAAACAGGCTACCGCAATAGAATGAATTTTTCTTTTCAGGGATACGGAGACGAGCTGACCGTAGGCTTTAAAAAACGCGGTTCTGAAACAGAAGTAGTCAGTGTCGGCACATGCCCTTTGCTACCGGAATCCTGCAAAAATATTCCTGCTATGGTTCAGTCATACTGCTCAAAAAGCAAGTACGGAACATATAGACATGGTAAAGGCGGATACTGGCGCAAACTGGTTGTCAGAGTTTCACACGAAAGCGGTAAGATCATGATTCACGTCATTACCGCACCTTCAAAAACTCACAGCGCTATTAAAGGACTCGAAGAACTTCTGTTCGCCGAAATTCCAGATCTTAAAACCTTTGCGCATTCTACTCGCATCGGCAGACCTGACATCGCAGCAGGCGAACGCCTTATTTCCCTCAAGGGAGAACCGTTCATCACCGAAACTCTGAAAAAATCCGACGGCACTCCTGTCAGCTATAAAATCAGCCCTAACGCATTCTTCCAGACCAATTCAGCCGGAGCGGAAGTCCTTTTCCAGAACTGTCTTGATATGGCTGCCCCCGCTGCAAGCGACGTGGTCTACGACCTTTTCTGCGGATCAGGCGGAATCGGAATGTTTATGGCAAGTTCGGTTAAAAAAGTTATCGGTTTCGAACTTTCTAAGGAAACCGTTCTTTCTGCCAGAGAAAACGCCGAACTGAATAAAATCGAAAACTGCCAGTACATCACAGCAAATCTTGCAGATAAAGACGGAATTCCCGTGGAACTGCCAAAGCCGGACGTTATTGTATTAGATCCGCCTAGAAGCGGAGTTCCAGCACCGACTCTTGCGAGAATACTGTCTATGGCTCCTGAAAAAATTATTTACGTTTCCTGCAACCCATCCACTCTTGCCCGTGATGCGGAAAGACTGGAAGGAAAATACACACTTACAAAATTCAGCTCTGTAGATATGTTCCCGCATACAGCACACATAGAATGTATTGCTTTGTTGACTAGACACGACAAAAGCTGA
- a CDS encoding class I adenylate cyclase — MLMSEPVKHDTLLRELRRFNLYPPEERQLFDLRSKVESRFLVPDRIFNPQQTARFAVLLYGLALKSLEAETSSTVSSPSAYKTEDSAVDICLDALSNLDLFGRTLAAEILSCKLMPLSKVKEWFNRQTETSHIAVADRMLALSHDLPQERKKLAQAIISKVSDFDPEEAVTFFKKNGTHKGQLTFFTLEKFMSGNYGSKCRKELTQPESLEQISFYSGTVPSYPDNELVTDVALHLRTMDPLIMEKVLCAINRLAESIDNNLLKEIMPLAESPTLSLGKAAMNIIAKFGCRKSGPIFAQLFNNAPKIRAEIINRLPRLDSDNFAKFMTGISPHFHAPVISALFSTLCEEDPHCFGQNVSAMMKGSRGKNNKALSAIIAEAIRIDTPKDPAKPASPVGRPVPGVDFVKLGAPIVLNIEKKQAAKGFKRIFGKEIEESDASPDIYVDAQISNQRLHKLNRWKSLSKNLTFQSSTFNASDLRASTMEKCKFVGCNFESTSFADAILIECEFKNCSFSGCSFNNSMLYDTTFKKCSIKTTHFDSATFFLCSINQNDFSAVTIAGAFLCRTQIKSCTFDISDFRETVFFRGVVNGVTIKDSDFEKTFFNNTEIKNISLSNCSTGKCQAVNILTDAPAMLTAMERTLGARLAERERLKKKPAGLSKLEESARDLIFKAIKRWFAVKDINRNYEKFAENNERRTSWAEEKLTDKAKIFFKILPVLLHTDIFEKALKLEAESVPSKISGYTPSPETTSILTDLFPEIKPEENPENFVPIETILTIGSIGTIAQTVSSDLDCWVCCDFSLNSSVSRDRLKYKLGLIEEWAMREFSVEVHFFLMDVQEVRDNNFGISDAESSGSAQGAILKEEFYRSALLIAGKPPLWWFSPVEATDKIYQTVKKRVAVLKGQNFAVDLGNVPRIPGEEFFGASLWQIVKGVKSPFKSIMKFGLLERYTSGTRAPLLCETIKKNILEGQRELIRVDPYMLMYRELAVFYNRQGEFENGWLTGMALRLKCGLLGEKYTNKTPERPEEKDLIEFTENISRQSIDSDKQDFVDLTDFKSVLTLGEKINLFMINTYQKIRKEQNRFAGVSITPEDLTKLGRKIAANYTQRQFKINRLCLPGPKTHFFKSILASRPNPKKWVLNGEYPDESGARNIFTEIKSSPKLPSILAWLVLNGLYDSSIKIKTDLSSSPVRDRDIRKLFTDIKKFFPPKSIFDTPIEETLNPERMLKAFFIVNLSIPRETNAVKEVCLLYNTNWGEVFCKPLKINRKLVESPAAYLLSEMKDICSTQPEMQQYVPQNSACPFLKIPVGSKRAVIKPEDYVKTN; from the coding sequence ATGCTTATGTCCGAACCGGTAAAACATGACACTCTGCTCCGGGAATTACGACGCTTTAATCTTTACCCGCCGGAAGAAAGACAACTTTTCGATTTGCGGTCCAAGGTTGAATCGAGATTTCTGGTGCCCGACAGAATTTTCAATCCTCAGCAAACAGCAAGATTTGCAGTACTCCTTTACGGCCTTGCTCTTAAATCGTTAGAAGCTGAAACTTCTTCAACGGTTTCCTCACCCTCTGCATATAAAACAGAAGACTCTGCAGTCGACATATGTCTGGACGCCCTTTCCAATCTGGACCTTTTCGGTCGTACTCTTGCGGCTGAAATACTTTCCTGCAAACTCATGCCTCTTTCAAAAGTGAAAGAATGGTTCAATCGGCAAACCGAAACATCTCATATTGCAGTTGCCGACAGAATGCTTGCTCTGAGTCATGACCTGCCTCAAGAAAGGAAAAAACTAGCTCAAGCTATTATCTCTAAAGTTTCCGATTTTGACCCTGAAGAGGCTGTTACTTTTTTCAAAAAGAATGGAACCCATAAAGGACAGCTGACCTTTTTCACTCTGGAAAAGTTCATGTCCGGCAACTACGGTTCTAAGTGCCGCAAAGAGCTTACACAACCGGAATCTCTGGAACAGATCAGCTTTTATTCTGGAACCGTCCCTTCATATCCAGACAATGAACTGGTTACAGATGTGGCTCTTCACCTGCGCACCATGGACCCGCTGATCATGGAAAAAGTTCTTTGCGCCATAAACAGACTTGCCGAGTCGATTGACAACAATCTTTTAAAAGAAATCATGCCGCTTGCTGAATCTCCGACTCTGTCTCTCGGTAAAGCAGCCATGAATATTATCGCAAAATTCGGGTGCAGAAAAAGCGGACCTATCTTCGCCCAGCTTTTCAACAACGCACCCAAAATAAGAGCGGAAATAATCAACAGACTGCCCAGATTGGACAGCGATAATTTTGCTAAATTTATGACGGGTATTTCTCCCCATTTTCATGCCCCTGTAATTTCAGCCTTGTTCTCCACTCTATGTGAAGAAGACCCGCACTGCTTCGGTCAGAACGTATCAGCAATGATGAAAGGTTCGCGCGGTAAAAATAATAAAGCTCTCAGTGCAATAATTGCAGAAGCCATCAGAATAGATACTCCTAAAGATCCAGCTAAACCGGCATCTCCCGTAGGAAGACCTGTTCCCGGAGTGGATTTTGTCAAGCTGGGTGCACCAATTGTCTTAAATATTGAAAAAAAACAGGCTGCCAAAGGATTTAAAAGAATTTTCGGCAAAGAAATCGAAGAATCTGACGCTTCACCTGATATATATGTAGACGCGCAAATTTCAAACCAGCGGTTGCACAAACTTAATCGCTGGAAGAGCCTTTCAAAAAATCTGACCTTTCAATCTTCCACCTTCAATGCCTCTGACTTAAGAGCATCCACGATGGAAAAATGTAAATTTGTCGGATGCAATTTTGAATCAACCTCTTTTGCTGATGCTATACTGATAGAATGTGAATTTAAAAACTGTTCCTTCTCCGGCTGCTCATTCAACAATTCCATGTTGTACGATACTACCTTCAAAAAATGCAGCATCAAAACAACCCACTTTGATTCTGCAACATTCTTCTTGTGTTCAATCAACCAGAATGATTTTTCAGCAGTGACTATCGCCGGAGCTTTTTTATGCAGAACACAGATCAAATCATGTACATTCGACATTTCTGATTTTAGAGAAACAGTTTTTTTCCGGGGAGTTGTGAACGGGGTAACCATCAAAGACAGCGATTTTGAAAAAACCTTTTTCAACAACACTGAAATAAAAAACATTTCATTATCCAACTGTTCTACCGGAAAATGCCAGGCCGTTAACATTTTAACGGATGCTCCAGCCATGCTGACCGCCATGGAAAGAACTCTCGGTGCACGTCTGGCTGAAAGAGAGCGGCTAAAGAAAAAACCGGCTGGATTAAGTAAACTTGAAGAATCTGCCCGTGATCTCATTTTTAAGGCCATAAAAAGATGGTTTGCGGTAAAAGATATCAACCGCAATTATGAAAAATTTGCAGAAAACAACGAACGACGTACAAGCTGGGCTGAAGAAAAATTAACCGATAAAGCAAAAATTTTCTTTAAAATACTGCCCGTTCTGCTGCATACCGATATATTTGAAAAAGCGCTTAAATTAGAAGCGGAATCTGTCCCTTCAAAAATTTCAGGGTATACTCCTTCACCTGAGACGACTTCTATTCTCACGGACCTTTTCCCTGAGATTAAACCAGAAGAGAATCCTGAAAACTTTGTACCGATTGAAACCATACTGACAATAGGAAGTATTGGAACAATCGCTCAAACGGTATCATCGGATCTCGATTGCTGGGTATGTTGCGACTTCTCGCTAAACTCATCAGTAAGCAGAGATCGCTTAAAATATAAGCTGGGCCTTATTGAAGAATGGGCCATGCGAGAATTTTCAGTTGAAGTTCATTTCTTCCTGATGGATGTGCAGGAAGTACGTGATAACAATTTCGGGATAAGTGATGCGGAAAGTTCAGGCTCCGCACAAGGGGCTATTCTCAAAGAAGAATTCTATCGCTCCGCTCTGCTCATAGCGGGCAAGCCGCCTCTTTGGTGGTTCTCCCCCGTTGAGGCTACCGACAAAATTTATCAAACAGTTAAGAAACGGGTCGCGGTTCTGAAAGGGCAAAATTTTGCTGTGGATCTCGGCAATGTGCCTCGTATCCCCGGCGAAGAATTTTTCGGAGCATCTCTGTGGCAGATTGTAAAAGGAGTTAAAAGTCCTTTCAAATCCATTATGAAATTCGGTCTGCTTGAACGATATACTTCGGGAACCAGAGCACCTCTGCTATGCGAAACAATTAAGAAAAACATTCTCGAAGGACAGCGTGAACTGATTCGCGTTGACCCTTACATGTTGATGTACCGGGAACTTGCTGTTTTTTACAACAGGCAGGGGGAATTCGAAAACGGATGGCTGACAGGAATGGCTTTACGGCTTAAATGCGGTCTGCTCGGAGAGAAATACACAAATAAAACTCCTGAACGGCCGGAAGAAAAAGATCTGATCGAATTTACAGAAAATATTTCCAGACAAAGTATTGATTCTGACAAGCAAGACTTTGTGGACCTTACTGATTTTAAATCTGTACTCACTCTCGGTGAAAAAATTAACCTTTTCATGATCAATACGTATCAGAAAATCAGGAAAGAACAGAACAGGTTTGCCGGGGTTTCCATCACGCCCGAAGACCTCACAAAACTCGGCCGGAAAATTGCTGCGAACTATACACAACGCCAATTCAAAATTAACAGGCTTTGTCTGCCTGGCCCTAAAACTCACTTTTTCAAAAGTATTCTAGCCTCTCGCCCTAATCCTAAAAAATGGGTTTTAAATGGAGAATATCCTGATGAATCAGGTGCTAGGAATATTTTCACTGAAATTAAATCCAGTCCTAAACTCCCCTCCATACTTGCTTGGCTGGTGCTGAACGGACTATACGACAGCAGTATAAAAATAAAGACAGATCTCAGTTCATCTCCTGTAAGGGACCGCGATATCAGAAAATTATTTACAGATATTAAAAAGTTCTTTCCCCCGAAGTCCATATTCGACACTCCTATTGAGGAAACTCTTAATCCTGAACGCATGTTAAAAGCTTTTTTTATTGTTAATTTATCTATCCCCAGAGAAACGAATGCGGTTAAAGAAGTTTGCCTTTTATACAATACAAACTGGGGAGAAGTTTTCTGCAAACCTCTGAAAATAAACCGCAAATTAGTCGAATCTCCTGCGGCATACCTCCTGAGCGAAATGAAAGACATTTGCTCCACGCAACCGGAGATGCAGCAATATGTTCCGCAAAATTCCGCGTGCCCGTTTTTAAAAATTCCAGTCGGTTCTAAACGTGCTGTTATCAAACCTGAAGACTACGTTAAAACCAATTAA
- a CDS encoding HD domain-containing protein has product MPNIRKSLLQLIFSGSFMKRWNDKLRPMELVEVDKQAHKMIAAWILFTLNSEHMDQREKIQLGNEIVEGGIFEYLFRMVITDIKPPVFYRIKENPEHYRKLSEWVLKQLRPRLMPLGLEFWERLKKFHLNPDDKSLSARILAASHMYASYSEFKLLKHLNQPDDELLEIEDSFRSRLESYSDLKGTQELLNSESTALGRFADLCGRLRFQTRWSQTPRIPETSVLGHVYIVATYAWFFSLEIGACPARRQNNFFTGLFHDLPELLTRDIISPVKKADPTIGDLIKEYEDQELESKIMKPLINNGYESIASRLGYFLGSETGSEFQSAAIIGGFAKKVTTEELDSRYNDDCYDPRDGELLKLCDHLSAFMEAYNSLQNGITSASLQQAYWRISQNYMENPVVAGIHVGPLLADFD; this is encoded by the coding sequence ATGCCCAATATACGAAAAAGCCTGCTCCAACTCATTTTTTCCGGCTCATTTATGAAACGCTGGAATGACAAACTTCGCCCGATGGAACTGGTGGAAGTGGATAAACAGGCCCACAAAATGATTGCAGCATGGATTCTTTTCACTCTAAACAGTGAACACATGGATCAGCGCGAGAAAATTCAGCTTGGAAACGAAATTGTTGAAGGTGGAATCTTCGAATACCTGTTCAGAATGGTAATTACAGATATTAAACCTCCTGTATTCTACCGCATCAAAGAAAACCCGGAACACTACCGCAAACTATCCGAGTGGGTGCTGAAACAACTACGCCCCCGCTTGATGCCTCTTGGACTGGAATTCTGGGAAAGACTCAAAAAATTTCACTTAAATCCTGATGACAAATCTCTTTCTGCCAGGATTTTAGCAGCATCACACATGTACGCAAGCTACTCAGAATTCAAACTTCTCAAACACCTTAACCAGCCTGACGATGAACTCCTCGAAATCGAAGATAGTTTCAGATCGCGCCTTGAAAGCTATTCAGACCTTAAAGGAACTCAGGAACTACTCAATTCTGAATCAACGGCTCTGGGCAGATTTGCTGACCTTTGCGGACGGCTTAGATTTCAAACAAGGTGGTCTCAAACTCCTAGAATTCCTGAGACGTCTGTTCTTGGACATGTTTATATTGTCGCGACCTATGCATGGTTTTTCAGTCTTGAAATCGGAGCATGTCCCGCAAGACGGCAGAACAATTTTTTCACAGGACTATTTCATGACCTGCCGGAACTGCTTACCCGCGATATTATATCCCCTGTAAAAAAAGCAGATCCGACCATAGGTGATTTAATCAAAGAGTATGAAGATCAGGAACTTGAAAGCAAGATTATGAAACCACTTATTAATAACGGCTATGAATCCATCGCTTCAAGATTAGGATATTTCCTTGGGTCAGAAACGGGATCGGAATTCCAGTCAGCTGCAATAATCGGCGGTTTTGCAAAAAAGGTCACAACAGAAGAACTCGATTCCCGTTACAATGACGACTGCTATGACCCCCGAGACGGTGAACTTCTCAAACTTTGTGATCATCTGTCAGCATTCATGGAAGCATATAATTCCCTGCAAAACGGAATAACTTCAGCATCTCTACAGCAGGCATACTGGAGAATAAGCCAGAACTACATGGAAAACCCGGTAGTTGCAGGTATTCATGTAGGCCCGCTGCTTGCTGATTTCGATTAA